The Magnolia sinica isolate HGM2019 chromosome 9, MsV1, whole genome shotgun sequence sequence GTTAGGTGTGTAGTTTATCATACAAACACCAGAGTATGCCCCACACGCTAACTAGTTAGACATACAACTGGTTGCATGTGAgcatttttcttatattttatatACAAATTGATATAGTAATTTAGATATATATGAAATGACTAttctaattattattattgtaaatCTTGAGaataaattttcatattttcaatATAAACTCGCTTTAACACTCAATCAATGATTAGATTAGAGAATCATATTTTTAAGCCATTGAAAATAGCTATCcaaaatgtaaatgatgatagGAGTATTTGGTTTTTCCAATGGATGTAAATGGATGATGATTTTTGTGTAATTCTATAATGATATTATCTGCATTTGACaacaataattaaattatttcaatGTTTGCTTTACTTAAAAATTATTATAAACAACAATAATTTGATAATATAAcaaaaaattaatatttataattttcgttacatgttttattttttaaaatttatttgatTCTTACTTTATtagttaatatatattttttaaaaatcaacaccttaaaatgataataataatttgtttacCTTACATTGCCGATGTAATTAACCGACATGTCATATCAAATTGCCTATTGGTAAGGTAGATATTGGGAGGTGCTTTGTAGattccaccattatgtatgtgttttattcatcagCCAATCAATTTTTTAGTATTATTTCAAtccataaaactaaaaataaggcaaattcagatctcaagtgaaccacatcacaagaagataacaataattaaatatcaaccattaaaaactaattagaatccattataatgtttatttgttatccaaccacTTGATTAGGTCACATGCATATGAATGaaaggtaaacacaaatatcaacttcatttgaaacttttgtggccccatgataTTGTTTTCATGGATTACCACTTTTTACTCTTGTGTGGTCCACGTGAAATTTAGATCAAACTCAATTTTTTTGGCTCCTTCTCTAAAAagatcccaaaaaataaaataaatagacggtgtggataaactatacattaatcatggtgggcccagcaaAAATCAAATTTCCACCGGACAAGGTAAATTTACAAGTGACACATGTCGATCGTTCGATAGTACCACGTGTCATTGTACGTACAGCAACAGGTGGCATGTAATCGATCATCGGTCGGTCTACATTTCGATATAATCTTCACATGCCACGTGATTGTGGTTAGTAGTGCAACACATGGCACGGCGTGTGAGGGTGGCATGCATGCGATGGCCACGGCCCACCTCCAGACACCACGTGGCACAGTTTCCTACATGAATGGTGACAATGGGAAGAAACCGAAATCTTGGGAGATTTGCAAAACCGACTTAGTAACATATCTCACACGCTTATCAATGGACACCCACTGATGGAGAGTTGGAGGACTCGCCCTCGTGCTCCTAAAAGTGGgccatccaaaaccctaattttatatgtttttatttatttattgttaatGATGATGGGTTAGTGATTCCTTTGGCTCTTAATTTCATGATCATGCCCCTTTCGGAGCTATGCTTCCAGAGCCCATTTAAAAAATGAACGGTGGATATTGATTTAGGcacaatacagtgggccccacatctcgaACGGCTCATATAAGCAGTATCAATGATCACATGTGATTCCAACGTATTAGTCAGCATATGTtcaagctgtgtgggtcccacctgtcgaTTAGATGAGGCCTTCAATTTTAGGCGTAGATCTCAGCCTGATACATAGctaaggtgggtcataccatccccACCGTAGAAACTTTGAGATGATATTTGGGGTCCATTGTTCtgtttgtatttcatccaaaccaCTCATCAGGTATTTCAAATCAACATTAAGGTACATACCTAAATTCAAGACATTCCAAAATTTGGGTGGCCCACAGAAAGTGAATATGAATTCTGTAGTAAAGATTGTGTATTTCTCCCTgtagtgtgtcccacctgagattttaataGGGATGATTCTTCGCATGTATGATGCCCATGAAGATCctcaccagatgcacggtttagATTCTATATTTGTAGGTCCACACAGCTCGGACGTATGGCAATTATCAGACTTCTGAATTTTGAGGTGTCCATGGTGGACCTGTTTGTTGATGCTGGTTGTACCTTGTATGGGCAGCCTCTTTGATGGGCCAATGCCAAAAACCAAGATTGAtaagatgatctgaaccatccaaaagACTAGTTTTCATGAGGCTATAGAAGATGTAAAAGTAGCGTAGAATCCTTATAATATAAATAATCCACTAAATGGGCTCAAATCTTCTGCAAGATCTGTTGCAAGTAGCGTGTACAACAACctagctctgtggggtccatcttgttgATTGTgtgttatccactccgtccatcaggtaattCCTCTCATTTTCACCGTATGGATCAAACATCAACCTGATACAagactgaagtgggccacattacggGAATTGTGTAAAATCACTCCTGAAACCTCTAATTTCTACTGTGTAGCCCACCTGGGTTTCGGGTCAGGCTGATTTCTGGAGTGTCCCTTTCTCCTAGTGAGtcacacctaatgaacggtctggattaaatATACACACCATGTGGCCTGTTCAGAATGTGGCCATTCTGATGGGTGGCTCGGATTAATTAGCACATCTTCCGATGAGTTTGATGAAGGTTAACAATAGAAGATAGGACATTTTGTCTTCATCTATAGAGACGTAAGTCTCTACTACTGATTATCAAAGCCGTCTATTTGATGGCCCCATCATGCATGGATGGACCAAGCCCCAAAGTCCTCTCTAATGTGGTTTGTTGGTGTAATTCTTCTTTAATCATGTATTTGCATGGCAACAAATGGAGGAAATTCCTTAGGCTAGCTCATCTatggtctagatcaccaaaccatgggccccacgtgtACAAACTCCATGCGTAATAGGAATCACGTGCTCcaaattcatcctagccattcattcctCCACAGGCccgttatttattattttatccaTCTGCTCACGTCTTTCTACCACGAGCAACTAGTAtctcccatccatcatgtgaccaCCATACGAAGAACCTAGATCAcctgaaggtgggacccacataggaGTTTGTTGGGCCAAACTAAAGGTCGACCACCCACATGTATACTGCTTTGTCATACTACGGTGGATCATACTCATGCAGTGCTCATTCGGAACACACACATGCTcgatcaaaccgtccaaattgtgggtcccactttgaatGGGTCATCACAACGAAATCTGCACCGACAGgacgatcctaaccgtccaaaccTAGTCAAAGTCAAAATTATCTCCAGCCAGCCAACCTTTCCTCTCTTTCACACTCATTTCCAACAGAACATGCTTAGGTCGCCAGGGTAGCCTCCACTAGTATCTGAAAGTGTGCCAAAAGGGCAACTTGGTTCTTGTGATTGCATTTCCTTCGTTCAGTTAGGTGTCCTCATTGTACAATAACCGTAGTTTAAGAACGCCCTAAAATATATACACGTTTATAGAGGTTTGCTAATCCCACACGCGTGTGAGAGCCAAGCCCATCCACACATGTCGATACAGAATGCACGTGCTAGATCTAAACTTTCCATCTGGTTGAAAATTATGCTAAGATCTTCTTCCTCAAAGATTAGACAATTTAGTAAACCGATGGTTGAAACGACTTCATCTAGCCCTTCAATTATTTTTGTatgttgtggtccatctgaggAGTGAAATGGGCTGATTTTAAGTCTAGAAGATCTAAAAAGTGTACCCGGCCCACAATATGGAAGGCTGAGATCAAGCACATGTGTTACATATTGATACATACGCCTGCATGTTTATGTGCAAGGCTCGACACGCGTGCGGGACTAGCAAACCTCTTATGTGTTTGTATGGAAACTAGGGTTATAAGTTATCAAAACCTAGGTCTGGTGGGTGGTAAACCTGGGCCACCAGATTCACACTCCTCGTAGCATGCATGGCGGCAGACAGGCACAAAACACTCGTATCTTCCATTCCACGCCATCATAAGATACACTAGTGGACTACTGTTGTTTGCACTCATGCAGGTATCCAATGTACATGTGGATGGGATGTATGCAATTGCAAATACAGATCATCCAAATCATTGGTCCCATTGAAGGTAGCCAGGGCCCATAAATCACACAGATTGAATGATCCTGATCATCCATCTTGTAGCCTTGAATGGACGGCTGCATAGAAAGATAAACAATtggttagatggttaggatcattcaatgtAATTGTTGGACCATTAATATGCAGAGGTTTGCTCGAATATATCCTAACTTATTTGGGTCCAGGTCCATTTTCaattatctaaaccgttcaaaagaccagcatcaaaatagatggagggcaaaTAATAAAGGATCTCTCCCTTTAGAATACATAACCATTTTTATTAAAATAACATTGTTCTTTTTTATGAATGTGGAGTGTTGGTTTGTGGGCCATTCATTCTAAGTGTCTTGTATCGTTAGATCAACAGCTTAGATCATAGATACGGCCCTGAATCCAACGGATATAGTCATGATGTATGATATTATAATAGGTCGGGATGTATTGGAGCAAACCTCTAATATGTATGGTCTGGATTCACATATATTATGTGGTGGAAGTTTAAGTGTGTATCATCTCCATAGTCTGCAAGAGTATCATAATATTCTTTTGAAAGAAAACCACATTCAACTTTCCCAGCTTTGAATATTCATGCTTTGAGTTCTTCCATGTGCTGCTACATAAATAACCCTAATACaaaatctaaataaaaaattacaagggAAGAGATGTTGGAAGAACCCTAGCTTTGACCTACCTTTAGCTCTCTATAAAACCCTACTTAccctttctcttctttccctctttggGTGTTTTCATTGCATATCAAAAACATATAagcaaggaaaaagaaaaaaagaaaaaaagaaagaaacatggTCCCCATAAGAATCACAAGCTTGCTACTAGGGTTTTTGCTGGGTTTTGTCAGTGTAAGTGACTCCATTGCAAATGCTCAACAAGGTACATTTCTTTCTATTCTCCAAGCACTTGTAACAGTGAATTGAAATGGGGAGTTGTACTGATTGTAATTGCTATTTTTAGATGCTATCTGGCCAGACAGTAAGGCTGATGGAAACCGGTTAGTGGCGGCGGCCACAGGTGGTGTGGTGGTCGTTGATCAGGTGGGCTTGCTGTAGATGATTTTCATTAGTATAcaatttccttaaaaaaaaaaaaaatcttttattatGTTATAGGATTGTTCCAATACAACCCATTGTATGGTAATCGTCATGCGtaccaatgagagagagagagcggcccGATTGTCGATGACGGCTGGTAGGCATGACAAGTTACCACACGCTTGGTTGAAGGCGAACAGTCCTCATTTCATCCCGGCGTGTTCATTTCATGAATTGAAACATGTTAGCAGGTACATTCAGAACACGATGCCGCCACGGTCCATGTTGGAAAGAAATCgatcaaaggaagaaaaatgaTGAAGTTGTTGAAGAAGGATGAAGCTATTAAAGAGGAAGGTGTTAATGGAGGGGCTCCAAAGATGAATTCAGGTGCAACCCATTCTGTTGGAAAATGTGACAATCAAAGGAAGGGAGAGTTGCATGTACAAAGTAAAATGAGTGTTCAAAGTCTCCTGCCTATAAAGGCCAATATGGTTGGCCTTATATCATTTAGTTCTGACTATTATGTGCCAAGACCACACCCACCTAAGAATAACTGAAGAAAAGATGTAAAACCCCAATTTATTGTAGCTTTTGTATTGGTTTTgtgggttttttctttttctttttctttttctaatacaTGTATAAGAGAAAGGAAGTAAGAATTATCATAGTATGTATGCATGAAATTGAGTTTTGAGGTTTAAATGAATTTTGATACTGAAGGTCAATCTTTTTGTTGCTTGGTTTATGTTTTGTTATGAATGGAGATGATTAGGATGCGGGGTTATGGGTGGAAAGGAGAGGGTTGTGGTACTATTTGAATAGTTGGTTGTTTGGATGCAGGCAAGGGTAAGGATGCTTTGAAGAAGCTGTTTGGGAGATCACAAATGGGGAAGAATgaacaggtctctctctctctctctctctctctctctctctctctctctctctctctctctctctccaaattgACGGGTTGGTGTGAGCTTATCCATGCGGTTATGCACTATTCGAATAGGAATCCATTTTTGGAAAGATCCTAGCTTTCGTGCTTTGGTGGGTCCTCTGAGATCCTTTCAATGACCTATGATGTGTTGAAGGGATATCTATATGATCTCAGTGTGCGCATGTGTGTGCTTCCCATCCCCACACACATACATAtgcgcacatgcacacacatcatACTCTCTTCCCCCTCTCACACATGCGcacatatgcacacacacacacacacacttcaaaATATCTAGTGAGATCGAGGGCGCACACCAATGTTACCTAAACCACTAACCCCCATGCATTTTTCTTTCCAAATCCTGCCATCCAGATCCTGAGTCATTTGAGATATAGACTGCTATTTTTACTAATCCAAAATTATAGTTATATACTCATAGTGTAGATTAACTAGTAATGTCAATATGTTTAGAATGCAGAATAGTATTCTTTGATTTATGCAACATGcaagcacgcacgcacacacacacacatataatattATGAATGCGGGGatagaaaaaataattacaatATCAATTCATATAGAATCCTTAAAATATATGAATAATATTCATCATTTTATACTATGAGTGATCCAACTTGAGTATTTTAGTGACTATTGTGTGAAATAGTAAACAGCAGAAGTAGAGTTCATTAATATGTAGGGCCTAATGAAAAATCATGAGCAGGCCTTGGTGGAATGCCTTTCAAAAGTTGAGTAGGTTTTTGGCAATTGCCCAGTTCGTGTTTGGATGTGGCAACAAACTAAATCCtgtagggttttgattttttatAATCTTCCCCAAcaacggatttttttttttttttaatgtttattttctcatCTATTTCTCCATCTTAACACATTTGTATGTATGATCCCAGAATTGTGGCAGCAAGATGAAGCCAATGGCATTGCACTCCGTCGACATCGAAATCGCTAAGACCACCTCAAACACCGATTCAACTCACGGCGGTAAATCAGAATCTTCATCGAGATCATCCATCTCTCAAGAACCCAATATTGATCATGTTGAGACAGTTGAACAGGGGAAGCTCCTCAAAGCCGCCATTGAAACCATGAACATGTTGACTAAGGATTATTCACAGAGGCCGCATCGCAAGCCTCCGATCAATAACGTTCATCCTTTGAGTGGCAAAATGGCTAATCCTTAATTAGGTCTAATAGTTCTAATCGTATAGGAATAGGATAGAAAGtcctcttagtttttttttttttttctttttctttttctttttaagtgtgtgtgtgtgtctaactacaaacctttttttttttgttaccaaCTACACAAGACGAGTATAGAAatgtgcctctttttttttttctcttttaattttgATGATAGATTATATAAATGGTAAGAGGTTAATTAATGTTTGTTTTAATAGGTAAAATGAAATAACATAAACCTAACTTGATGCATCAAATGGTTCTTTGATTGATTAGGGGATACTTTTGTTATGCAAGATTGCTTTATAAACCATTATGATAACAAAAGGAATGTTGATGGCTCCTGAAATTAATCCATTGATTGGTTCATATAGGTGGTCAATCAGTTGTGGGTGTTGAACTTGGATCTTTGGGTCCCACCAGCCGTGAGAACCAATGAAACATTCGGGATTTTAGACCCATGTTGACAATAACTAGCTGAGAACTGCACGATGCCTGAGTGTACATGAATGCAAGGAGAGGTTCATGCAATATCTAAGGTGATTACTAGGTGACAACTGGTGTATTTTttgtcttaaaaaaaataatttaatattattttatttcatgtTAATATAAGTGAAATTTCTTTTTTTGAGTAGTTCACATAACATACATTTAAGAATATGATTTGTCACCAAGTATTATCAGTTCGAGCTAAAAATCATAAGTAGTCAATTTATTAataagcagaaaatagaaaacatAAGAGGAGTGAACGTGAGAAGGCAATAAAAAATGCTTCCACATCAATGACCCTTTCTTGGAGGATTCAACTAACTGTTTctctaagttttgtgggccctcaTTACTGTGTCCCTGTAAAATCTAACTGTCCACCAGTTTTGGCATATCCTATTAGGATGACAGCCGaaagatgaagtagatccaagattcaagtatgccacaccacaaaaaaataacGGGGATGGAAATccccacaattgaaaccttcctagggctcgtctttatatttatatgccatccaacttgttcataaggcaATTCCCACCATAATCAAGGGAAAATGCAGATATCAGCCAGATcagaaacttaagtgggccaagaAAGTTTTTATGGTAACATTCAATCTCCAACATTtcttgtggcgtggcccacttgaatcttggatctgcCCTATTACTCCCACCGATGCAAGGAGTAGATTTCGTAGGGACATGATGGTGGCTCCAACAGCATTGTACGTAGAtgcgacttgacttgacttgccTCTAACCTAGAGTTATATGAATCCATCTCAACCTCAAGATGTatagtgcccaccatgatgtttgtgttatatccactcatCTGTCCTTTTCACCTGCTCATTTTGAATATAAGCCCAAACAAGAgggaaatccaaaactcaagtgggccacactacatgacACTCTAGGGATAGAAACCCCATCGATGAAACCATTAgtgatgtttgtatgtcatctaacccgttcataaggtgattcatACAAGgatgagggaaaacacaagtatcagcctaatccaaaactcgtgaccctaagaaggtttcaattgtgggcattcaatccctactcctatggcccactagagttttggatctccaTCATTTTGGGCTGATCATGTGCTATAATCAACTGATGAAaaggatagatggagtggatacaacacaaatattactgtgggcccacagagcttgggggTCAAAGGAGATCCTTATTAACCTTGCAAGTGAGTCCAATAGGTTCACCTACTGGAAtcatcaattttaaaagctacATGGGTATTAGGGCTATCCCAATGGGATTTCGGCCCTGGCCTACcttgggccgggctcgggcctaaAGTTTCAGGGCCGAGCTTGGACTCAATCGTCTAAAAGCCCATTAGTCTGCCCAGCCCCattctaaaaagaaaatatttctttttcaaaaatttctatCCTCTtaataattcaaaaataaattccCCTCCTGCCTTGGATGAAAGGCCTAAGCTCAAAAGTACAGTCACTCTCGGATGTAGATCCCAGCTTAGGTGGGGGCTAAAAAAGTACATgagttatggtggggcccaccgtgatgtttgtgagaaatccaccccgttcttCCAATTTTTCAGATGATATTAGGACAAGCACAAGTGTGCTGCATGACAGGAAATATTGTGAAGATGCTTTAACCAAAATATAAGGCTAGTCCCTATAAGATTGACCACAATTTACAAAAGaaatcaatggctgaaaaatagtattaaaaaaaaaagaagaaaaaagaccaACCTTTTCTTGTACATGGGCCtgtttctaacattgtggccACTTGAAGAGTTGAAGAGACTGATTTTTGGTTGAGATAATGGGCACAGGGAATACAATATGATAGACGGCTTAGATCTTGCTTCCCAGCGCAATACCTTGCTATGCAACACATTTCAAGGGTATTTCTAATGATAATATTGTCTCGaacggacacggattagctactgacaggttgagtagcgagactggctactgaagtgacgtcaccaacttctgtgggccccaccatgatttatgttttgtatccggtccatctatttggagagatcatattattacataatccaaagaacgagttgatccaaagctcgagtggaccccaccacagaaaaaagtggggagagtcactctcccactgttgaaaccttctgaaggtccaccatatcagcttgatcaaaaacttttgtggcccttagaacattttaatggtgggcgtcactctccccactgttttctgtggtggggtccactcgagctttggatctgactcattctttggattatgccctaatatgatctttcccaatggatggacggtgtggatacaaaacatacatcatcgtggggcccacaaaagttggtgacgtcacttcagtaggagtctcgctactcaacctgtcagtatctaatccgcttcCGTCACGAACTGTCCCgagctggaaacggattggctactctgccACGAGCACGGGGCTGAtggtccgtgctctgtgggccccaccatgatgtatgtgtttcatccattccgttcatccatttttacatatcatttttgggGTTAATGtcaaaattgagaggtatataaatctcaggtggaccacaccacaggaaactaaatagtgattggatatccaccattaaaatcctactaaaacccactgtactgtttatttgaaatccaatcggttgattaggtcatacagccaAAGATTAAGGGAAGAGAAAAagcaaaaatcatcttgatccgaaacttttatggcccccaaaagttttaaatggtcgaagttcattcaacactgtttcctgtaatgtggtcaacatgagatttatatatacctcatttttagtctcctaatataaaatgatccaaaaaattagatggacagcatggatgaaacacatacatcatggtggggcccacggagcactgaccaccagccaagaGTAGCCACTCCGTTTCCTCCAAGCTTGGCATAGGCTGGGgctattagggcccactgtgatgtatgggtttatccacaccgtctgttcaTTTTTCTgagtcattttagggtataagcacaataatgatgcagatccaaggctaaagtagaccacacaatggggattaaatgcttaccattgataacttcttggggccaagagttttggatcaagctgctatttgtattttcccttcatttatgtgTTCCatgttatgaacaagttggatgacaaattaataaatatcactgtagaccctaggaagatttcaatggtgggccgtCATTATCACtattacttcctgtggtgtggtccacttaaatcttGGATCTGTctctttttgggttcatatcctaaaaaTGAATGTATGATGTGGATACACCCATACAtaatgggccataggaaggttgcATCAATGGTATCATCATCCCAGTgtcttgtagtgtggtctacttgagctttggatttgtctcaattttttactcatgcctAAATAATACGGCAAAATGAATGTACAACTTGGATAAAacttatatatcattttaggccttacaAATTTCCTACACCCAATAAGAGACCGATCCATGGGTATCATTATCCCCTATGTATCATGTGGTGcagtttacttgagctttggatttgcctcaatttttaaCTCATCCCTAAATAatctagcaaaatgaatggacagcgtcaataaaacacacacacacatatatatatatatatatatatatatatatatatatatatatatatatatatatatatatatataaattttaggcCCTACAAATTCCCTACTTGGACAGAGTCCGTCCTAGTAATGGCAAGACGCGATCTATGTTTGTTGGAAGACATCTAGCAAGGTGTTGGGTGCACCGCATCCAGTGCCAATGAAAAAACATCACGTGTTTCATATCAGGACTTCCTTGCACGAAGGGACCCATGATTTTGCCATTTCAACTATGGCTTCGTCGTTTGACACATGCATTAGGCCAATGTATCATACAGCATATAAAGTTGGAGCTTTCTATATAATGGGTTATAATGTTTgcattttttaatgtaattaattAAGTGATTCTGCTTTTGGCCCATTTGttttattcaaaatttatcaTAAAGTACTATAAGTATGCCATCatcattattttttaatgtttatttaaacAACTATTAAAGTGCATAAATTAATAGCCAAAATGTCAAATGCacgtataaaagaaaaaaatgttgaTGCAGAAGTACACTTAGCTTTagttcatgggacccactgatggcAAAGTGAGGAATCTAGGTTTAGTTGAGTAGTAATCATTTTGGGTTAGAGATTATGCGTATACTTTTTATCATTGAGATTGTTTCTATTTATGAACGAGGAGAGACGGTGGCATAAAGGAGATCTTCCCATTTAGTAAGGATGACTTACAGGAGAATTCAGATTCGTAAGTGTTGAGAGGATCTTCCAAGATTCCCGACTAAGATCTCGGACGGATCGTATCATAAACCTAAATGTACGTGATATCATTATAAcaataaaaaacataaaaacattttaatcattataattttacattataaaatctCAAACTATATAGTATTTCATAAATAGAACAAATAGCGAAAGCATGTGATATCATTAGACAGGCAAAATAAACTATAACATTacccatttcttttcttttatgaagTATTTGGAAAGACAAATACATCCTTAGGcatatgaataaatgaataattacAAAAGGCAATTACCTACTTTGCCCATCCAACTCTACTAGAGCCCACATGAGTGAAATGAAGGATCTAATTATTGTGGTGCACCTTTAGACATCCTATACTTATTGCCATATgtgtttatttatatttgtttacgTGGGTGCTCATAAGTTATTTGAGATCATTTAtgccatgagctcaaaaattaagcggatccaaatctcaagtggaccatattataggaaatgaCAGCGATTAACTATTAAAAATTCTTCTCCTATGAGGCCACGAAAGTCTCGGCTCAAGCTAATAGTTGATTATTGTTTTCTCATTCATAAAAGTTTGTGTGattttataaataggttggatgagaaacaaACATTACGGTAAGACCCGTAATATTTTTGATGGTGGGAAGTaaaataaccactgtttcctataatatggtctacctgagatttgaatctatttttttttttcttctttttttttttgaattatttttttctacACACACCTGATACACACCCAcgcacgctgtagtgggatttcaccacctatggttatcgaacccaagacctcgtcttgaaactcctcagagtctaccactgaatTTTGAATCTACTTCTTTCttcgtctcatgccctaaaatgctcttggacatagaatacatacatcaagctggCAACAAGATCATGACCGGGGATGCACATAATCCAATCCCATTGCTGAAGAATTTATTGGCTGTCCGAAAGGTAAACTCACCAACTAAGCACGTGTATGATCATATACGTTAGTATGTATGGCAATAACCACACGtgggctgtgtgggacccactcgtGATGCCTAAttggaatccaaaccatgcatctgaTGAGAATCATCATGTCCATAGCACATTGGAATCACCCATGTCTAAAGCTCCGGTCAGCCGCACTGAAGGATGACAGGAAGCAATGTGCATTTCATTCCTAAAATCTATGTACAAATGCATGCAGCTCGTGttgcccacctgagattttgtcTCCCAGCACCTGATTGCTGTGGAGATAGGGACGGGGATTTCCTGAGAAAGCCT is a genomic window containing:
- the LOC131255115 gene encoding uncharacterized protein LOC131255115, yielding MVPIRITSLLLGFLLGFVSVSDSIANAQQDAIWPDSKADGNRLVAAATGGVVVVDQQVHSEHDAATVHVGKKSIKGRKMMKLLKKDEAIKEEGVNGGAPKMNSGKGKDALKKLFGRSQMGKNEQNCGSKMKPMALHSVDIEIAKTTSNTDSTHGGKSESSSRSSISQEPNIDHVETVEQGKLLKAAIETMNMLTKDYSQRPHRKPPINNVHPLSGKMANP